The following are encoded together in the Anoplopoma fimbria isolate UVic2021 breed Golden Eagle Sablefish chromosome 13, Afim_UVic_2022, whole genome shotgun sequence genome:
- the LOC129101394 gene encoding calphotin-like gives MPSKRKKNKRRMRRVQAQRRALEEQHAGDPPVKASPAIAVSAPPAVTKKAPVPVRIPVPVPIVVPTVEAPIVKPEPVVEEPVCVAVEEPVPVEEPVPVPVEEPVPVEEPVPVPVEEPVPVEEPVPVPVEEPVPVPVEEPVCVAVEEPVPVPVEEPVPVEVAAPELEAEVLEQTPAEVEVEAPAPVIEEPLVVETPAVEVEAAIVQEAEPIIPEPEPVTEVIPPVEAPVAAPVEIEIQTEDAIVETTEAVQTLDVCEPEAEAIEVAVTEDIAVPEPVTEAIEEPVVEAPTSDQVPAEAEPIAEEVVTESVVESVVEVVAEIPEAEAVVCPAAPAEGEDDSEIEVLAEPVAITEDAPAAPVEMPVVPDTVPEALVEEAEAPVTEVKEIIADSMVDDFVVTESVPAVDVAIAESVAVQPEIVEASNVELESMDVMPAEPVAAPAEEMVIDAAAVQTCLDALSEAPKPEICELACQMQLAVESVQLSSMEMAVESALNGHITPEVSIEG, from the exons ATGCCCAGcaagagaaagaagaacaagCGTCGCATGAGGAGGGTG CAGGCCCAGAGGAGAGCACTTGAAGAGCAGCATGCAGGAGACCCGCCAGTCAAAGCGAGTCCTGCAATTGCAGTGAGTGCGCCCCCTGCGGTAACAAAAAAAGCTCCGGTGCCGGTAAGGATCCCAGTGCCAGTTCCGATTGTTGTCCCAACTGTGGAGGCCCCCATTGTTAAGCCAGAACCAGTTGTGGAAGAGCCAGTCTGTGTGGCTGTGGAGGAGCCCGTACCTGTGGAAGAGCCTGTCCCAGTACCTGTGGAAGAGCCTGTACCTGTGGAAGAGCCTGTCCCAGTACCTGTGGAAGAGCCTGTACCTGTGGAAGAGCCTGTCCCAGTACCTGTGGAGGAGCCTGTCCCAGTACCTGTGGAGGAGCCAGTCTGTGTGGCTGTGGAAGAGCCCGTCCCAGTACCTGTGGAGGAGCCCGTCCCAGTCGAGGTAGCAGCACCAGAGCTGGAGGCTGAGGTGTTGGAACAGACTCCAGCAGAGGTTGAGGTTGAAGCCCCGGCCCCGGTCATTGAAGAACCACTGGTTGTTGAGACTCCAGCCGTTGAAGTTGAGGCTGCGATTGTGCAGGAGGCTGAACCGATCATtcctgaaccagaaccagtgACTGAG GTCATTCCCCCAGTTGAGGCCCCAGTAGCAGCCCCTGTTGAGATCGAG ATTCAGACAGAGGACGCTATAGTTGAAACCACAGAGGCTGTACAG ACACTTGATGTCTGCGAGCCAGAGGCTGAAGCCATTGAGGTTGCAGTCACAGAAGATATCGCCGTACCAGAGCCCGTAACTGAAGCGATTGAAGAACCAGTGGTTGAAGCACCTACAAGTGACCAAGTTCCTGCTGAAGCCGAACCCATTGCAGAGGAAGTGGTTACAGAATCGGTGGTGGAATCGGTGGTGGAGGTCGTCGCAGAGATACCTGAGGCCGAAGCTGTCGTCTGTCCTGCAGCCCCGGCTGAGGGCGAGGATGACTCTGAAATAGAAGTCCTTGCTGAGCCTGTTGCTATCACAGAG GATGCCCCTGCTGCACCTGTGGAAATGCCAGTG GTGCCAGACACCGTCCCTGAGGCTCTGGTAGAAGAGGCTGAAGCCCCCGTAACTGAAGTCAAAGAG ATCATTGCTGACAGCATGGTTGATGACTTTGTTGTCACAGAATCTGTCCCAGCAGTGGATGTCGCCATTGCCGAGTCTGTTGCTGTCCAGCCG GAAATTGTCGAAGCCAGTAACGTCGAATTAGAATCTATGGATGTGATGCCCGCTGAACCTGTTGCTGCCCCTGCAGAGGAAATGGTCATT GATGCCGCTGCTGTGCAGACATGTTTGGATGCGCTGTCAGAGGCGCCAAAGCCAGAAATCTGTGAATTGGCATGTCAGATGCAGCTCGCTGTGGAGTCAGTGCAGCTCAGCAGCATG GAGATGGCAGTGGAGTCAGCGCTGAATGGACACATCACTCCAGAGGTCTCCATTGAGGGCTAG